A window of Physeter macrocephalus isolate SW-GA chromosome 6, ASM283717v5, whole genome shotgun sequence genomic DNA:
TTTGGCTATGAAACACATGATTACAATATGACATGAACATGtagctcaaaatatttaaaatgctactTTTTTCCATTATTCTGGTTTGGACagaatatttttctaaagttcaATAACTTACAATGCTCAAAAATCCTACATGGTTTcgtaatgttaatttttatttccttttcctgtgaTTTATTCATGATGTTTCATGAATGCTGCCCAAATTCGGTTTATTTGGTTCAAGATGCTGCAGCAGGAAGTAGGTCACTGACTGGGGGATACAACAGATCTGGCCTCTAGTGCTGGCTCCAGGTAGCTTTGTGGTCTTGGGAAGATATCTGATAACTCTGGGCTTCATTTCTCTCATATTTAAAAGGCAGGGGCCGGACAGCTGATCTCCGAGGTTCCTTCCGGCTCCACTTTTTCTATGACTTGCAGTTTGGTTGCCATAAAGTCAGCAGAGGGAGCACTTTTTCTACATCTCATAAATTTTGACTATTATTTCAACACCTTTCAAAAATCAAGGGGTTTGTGAAGAACGTTATTGAAACTAAATATTGACAATCTTTTGCACAGTTGGTATCTAATCACAAATTTGATTATAAACTTGAGAAAAGTCTAGAACTAATTATTTCTGTTCCTTGAATTCCATGATAAAGTCCCACAAGAGAATTATTTGATCAAGGCTGAGAAGCTAAAGTATACCGAGAAATTAACCACCCCTAAGTGACAGAGTatttataggggacccagaagcaCCAGACCACACAACAGAGGCTTCCTGGTGTCAAAGATGAAAAGGTCCGTCAGTCATAAAAACATTAGCAAACTGGGTCTAACGTAAACCATGGAAGTGACTGGTAGGTTTTTCTTTTGCACTTTTCATGTAGATACATTGGGAACAAGCAAGTAGACACAGCCAGAGCCTGGAGGCTTGCAAGAGATTGCAAATGTGTGATATCAAGCCAGTGACAAATAAAGTTGTGTATCTGAGAACCTAAATGACTTTTATCCCTATATTCATAGATTATCTTAAAACTATCCGAGCATCCATTATGTCTTTTTAGTTATTAGACAATCTCATAGCGTACATATATTAAAGTTTTTATTCCttagtaagaattttaaaatcacaaaatagcGTGGCAATATTTATTTTAGGTAATAGAATTTGTGGAGTGCTGAAAATACTAGAATATAAAGATAATTTCTAGTTTATCTTCACATACTAAACTTTTCTAAACCAGCTGGTTTCTTGCAgacagtgtttatttattttttttaataatttaagacAGCATAAGCTTGTACCAAGCGTAAGCATTGTAACAAAAGTGCAACTTTTCAGCAAATCCTCCCCCAAAGATATTTTAACTCAAAATATCATtagcacatattttctccctacAAAAATAGCATGTCAGACATCATTAATTGGATGTATTAACAACTATGTACATAACAGCCACCTTGTAGGCTAAGAGTTTAACGTTGTTTAAACACAGCGTTTGAGGCAAACagtagcaacagcagcagcaaatgCACCAAACTGACTAAAAGACCCAGATATTTTCTTCACTCATAGTCAGACTGTTGTGTCTCACCCCTTACATAACATTCAAGTGAGATTTCTCACAGTGCTACCTTGGCAACAAACTAAAAATATCTAGACAAGGTCTTGGTTTAAGCCTTATTAAAAAAGCTTTCTTTGTGATTATCTGGTATCTGGTTTGGTCTCCAGAAAATACATAGACTTGGAGATAGGAAGGCCTCACAGGGCTTCATTCCACATCTTTACAGCATTTCCAACCCAAACGGACCAGTTTAATGCTTTCCTCCTCCACTCTTGTGAATTAACAGAATATAGGATAAATCAGTTCggacttgttttcttttctttacttttttttttttttttaagttcagcgcacattctttttttgttttttaacaccaAGATGATACAAACTTAGAAACATGATGGATTAAATAATGACAGGGTGAAAACAGATGCActcaatttcatatatatatatgaaattaagaTGAGTTAATTGATTCACGGTCAATTTCTCAATAAAGTGCTAGCAAATGTACTGAGAATGACTCTGGCCTTCCTCATCCATCTCCTTCCCTGACTTAGTTCTGACGTTGGCCCAACTCCGCATCTCCTTAAACAAGCGCAACTTACTAAGAGACACCATTCACACCGCTTCAGAATAGGTTGCAACATGAGCGACTGCATCCTCACCGCTTCCTCTTTGAAAAATATACGCCTCTTGAAAAGCTGAACATTATAAAATACTGAAGACTAAGTTGAATTCTAAAAGGTCCTCCTTCTATTTGTGGAAATCTTCCTAAAGCAAGCAGGACAGCTTTGAGACGCAGGCAGACAGCAGCTACCTGCGGTTCCACGTCAGCTCCTCCGCCACCTTTCCCCTACCCTGGTTCAGCGAGCTCACTCGCAGAGCAGACCCTTCTCACTTCCTCGAGAATTCGGTCCTATATTTTAGAAGACAATGGAACGTGGCCTAAAAGAAGGCAAAACTTACTACGGGgagttctttaaagaaaaaagaatacctaTGAGGTTCTTGTACAGCTGGTGGGAGAAGAAAGGGATGTTAGTGTGTGGAGGTTGGTGGGCGGTGAGGGACGAGCAAAACAGGAACTCCAAACGCACACAAAACACCTGTGgacttttttgcttgttttgttttgttttcttttaagcccGTCGTGCATCTCTTACACTTCCTCCCTTGGAAACGTTAAGGGTGTTTTAACTTATTACGATTCCGCGTGAACCCGGGTCTCCTCTAAGGGGAGCAAGGATTCAGGGGGTTTCCTTTCCTGGCTGCGAGGGATCTTCCTGAGCGGAGCTCTCCGGGTTCCCCGGCTCGCTGCGGCCGGCGAAGGGCAGGTGGGTGCGGccgtgcgggggcggggggcgcagcGCCCCAGGGGGCGCCACCTCGTGCGGCAGGAGGgtcgcggcggcggcggcggctgccgCCTTCTCGGGAGGGGGCGACAACACGGAGGACAGGCAGGggaaggcggcggcggcggcggcggcagcggcggcggcggcggcggcggccggggcgGGGATGCCGGGGTACAGCAGTGGGAACGGGGCGGCGGCCGCCGCCGGGTACAGGTACTTCTCCAGGCCGCTCTTGTCCAGGAAGGGCTGCACGTAGGCGGCGGCCGCCGAAGGCGAGAGGAAGTAGAAGGGCAGGCAGAAGGGGGCCGCGGCGGCCGCAGGCTGCGCGAAGGGCGCGCCCCCGCCTCCGCCGAACGCCACCAGCGAGCTGAGCAGGGCAGCGTCGGGTCTCAGCAGCGCGGCCGGGGCGGCCGGGTCGGGCCCCAGGagcgcggccgccgccgccgccgcgccgccCCCCAGGCCGCCGCCGCTGCGGGAATCCAGCTTCATCCTCTTGGGCGCCGGCGAGTCCTCCCCGGGGGGCTCCTGCTTGATGGTGACGCGGCTCGCCCCCGCGCCTTTGCCCTTCTCGCGGTCCGGCCGGGCCTCGGCCTCGCCGCCGTAGCCGCTGTCGGTGTCCGTGTCGTTCTCGGCGGCGAGCTCGGCGCTGGGCTGAGTCCGCTGGATGACCGGCACGCAGTGGGCGAGGGGCTCCAGCTTCTGCCCGGCGCGCTCCAGGCAGGGGGCGGCCCCGGACccggcgggggcggcggccgAGGGCACGCCGGTGCCTTTGCTCAGAGGAACCTGTTGAGTCAACAGCTGGGGGGTGGGCAAGAACTGGGTGGCCACGGCGTGCAAGTGGTTGATCAGCTGGACACACCGCGGCTCCCTGGGCGTCCAGCTCTCAAACCGGGCGAGGTATTGCAAGACTTCTTTGGCGCATGTTTGAAATCCCGAATGGAACGCATCCAAGTCGGACTGAATGGGCGATTTCAGAGATCGCTCCCCTAGGatgaggaaggggtgaggggcgggggtggggaacaGAGGAATGGAGGCAAGAAGAAAAATACCGACGTTAAAACATCTGCTTATCACGTGGGCCCTGCATTGACTAAAGTGATCTCGGTTTTTCCTCCGTATTCGAGAGATATAAGCCACCGGTTGCCCAGAggtgggaggagtggggagggggggaggcgCTCTACTCCCCGCTGAAAAACCGAAGTGGAGAGGGCGCAGCCGCCACTTTAAATACAAATCTGACTCCTCTGAATTCGGCTGAAAGCCTTTAGGATGCTTGGGGAAATGGGCACTTTCCAGTGAAAGGAAAGTGTAAGCAATTTAACAAATGAAAGTGAGCCCGTGGGCCCCAggaaggaggtggggctgggggaagagtcCTAACACTGCTCCTCTGTGGGCTGCCCGGCTTCCTCGGGGTGGGCTGGCCTCCCTGAACTGACTTACCATtctgtaaagcaattatcttCTGATGCTGCTGCTCCGTTAAGGCTGTTAAAGCTTTTAAGTGTTTCAAAGTTAATTCCAAGACCACCGCTTTCTCCAGGTGCCCCAGAGTCTGCAGTGCAAAAAAAGAAGGGGGCACTTGGTGACTTAAAAACACACATTTGGCTTCACTGGCTCTCCAGTCAGCACAGCAACTTAAGCAAACACTTTGAAAGAAGTACTATTCCTATACTTCTTGAGCTTTCCACAATACAGGTTATAAATGATTTCTTGCCTTCAGTTGTGAACACCTACTCTTGAGTTTGCAGGAAACTCTACCCCCCTATAGCACAGGTTGTAAGGAAtctgatatttacatttattcttaTATCTCTGGGAGTAGTACCAGGCTATTAACACGCCCTTGGAGAGCggcaaagaataaaaatctgCATCTTACTGTCAACTTTAGATGTTCAGGCAGTAAGTCTTTAAGCTGAGCGATGCATTCATTAATTcggtctcttcttttcttttctattaatcTGTGCGGTAATTTGTAGGTATCCTTAATATATGAGAGtcatggaagagagaaaacaataagCTAAACATTCATTTACTGGATATTACAATACCGCCgccccaccaccaaaaaaaaaaaaaaaaaaaaaaaaccaactatgtGAGAAACTATGCCCAAGACAACTCTTTCCTCTGGACTGTtctgaaatgcaatttaaattCAGGTATGATGTTTAATCTCCCCTTGAGGGTATCCCGCAAACCACTTAAAATTCACAGTCGGGGAAGCTGGAATATATTTTGCGGGCAGAGCTTCGCTGTGAAATCAATGGCCCTAATTAACTATTCAGGCAGGTTATGGGGAACATCAGAAACTTACACTTACCTTGCTATCGTCTCGCTTCATGCTCCTTTTGGGCTTACACATATACAAAGAGGGATAATCCAGTCTGCAAAATAGAAATCAGCATCAGGCATCCATTCGGGGAGGGGCTCTGCCCTCGCCCGCTCCATACCActttctggagaagaaaaaaatcaaactgaagcCTAGACAGATATTCGCAAGGGTGCGTGCACCTTACCCTATAAAATCTCTATGTTCCAGTAACTGTCTCTCTTGCAAATGAGGAATTCCTTCGTCCATGTTCCACCGCTGTCCGTTTCCTCTGTTTCGATTTTTGGGGTTCTGTTCTATAATCTGTGGGACGGTAGCTTTGGGAGACCTTGGGGGGATCTGTACgtctccagtctctctctctctctctccctcttcagtGCAGTGTTGAAAGTGTGAAGCGGTTGGTCCCCTCCTCCCACCGTGCTCGCTCTctcgcacacacacgcacacacacgcacgcacactcgCGCCGGCCCCACTGCGCTGGTAGTTTGCTCTCACTCCGGGCAGTGTTTGGCCACAGGGCACGCGCGTCGCCGGCCAGACCAGCACCCAGCTCACGTGCGGAACGTACCATCCGCGGTCCAGCccggaggggggcgggggaggaggggccgggccgGGAGGGGGCGTCTGGAGAAAGCTGTGAGGGAGGGCAAacggcgggagggggcggggacacCTGATCAGGGCCACCggaaaggaaaaacaacttcAGCCAAGCTATTCATCTTCCCGAGGGCGGTGCAGTCAGCTGGGGGAGtgttgggggagtgggggggcgCCGGGGGGTGCAGAGCAGCCAGGGCTTCCTCGGCTCGGAAGTGCGACTCTCTCAATCCGTCTGTCATTGCGGTTCAGGAACGTGAACGTGGCTTTTTGCTTTTCCACCGACTGTGCTATTGGTTTGgaccagaaaaaggaaagagaaagagaattcgCGGTGGGTCAACTTCAGTCCCAAAGGACAATTTGGAGACTTGTTTGCTCACCGCTCGGTGGCCGGCGGGGACCCCTTAGCCCTGATTGGACGTTGCCCCGAAAGGGGACAACTTGAAATCCGCTTCCTGAAGGATTTAAAATAAACGAAAATGTAGCCAGTGGGTCAGAATGTCGCAATCCAAGTGTCTTTCGGCCACACAGTGTCCCTGGGCCACCCAAACTTCCCGCAGCAGCCGGAATTGCGGTGCCACTAATCACAGCCGCAGATGACGACGTCTGGGGCCTCAGGCGCTCCCCGAGGAACgcggcagggagggagggggagaggatggGGTGGCACGAGAGGGGCTACCGCGGAAAGCGATGCAGCATTATCACTCGCTGGCTCAACTCCGCCGCGCCCCGGGTGGCGCTGCGTgccttccccgccccctccccccttgtGTGATAAGCGACTCCGGGAGTGTGCAGAGCCCACGTTTACTACCGCTGGCACCTCCAAAGCCTCCCTCCTTAATCTTGTCTCAAACGGGTACCAGCACAGGGCCAGCAACGTGATCCGACCTGCAGCTGCTGCCACATCACTGCGCGGGGAACCCGTGCGCGCGCGCGCTAGCCCTGCAGCCGCGGCGCCCGGCGCGGGGAAAACACAGGCCAGCACCAGCCGGGCTACCTTTCCCCAGAGCCACCCCGGGAGCATGACTCACTGCTAGTGAGAGTTACCGGGAGGTGCCCGCAGTTGCGCACTGCCCCTGCCGCTTGGAACAGCGGACGGCAAGGGGCCTTGGAGGCCGCGGGGAAAGCGCGTCCTGCGGGGCTCCCGGGTCTCCGGTCCCGCTGCCGCCGCTCGGGTCTGCCAGGGCGGGGATGGAGAGAATAGATATTAATCTCTCTATATACAGGTAGATAGATGGCAAACCAAACGTCTTTCCTTCCTGCATTCTCCCGGGTGATCCCCGAAACAGTCTTTATTGCCAGTGGCGCTTGAACCAAGGGGAGAACTACGCCGAATGCACGCGCACCGGGGCGCAGCAGGGACTGGGGCCGTCGCTACGTGTCCCACGGCCCGCCCCGCCGAGCGCGGGTTCCGGGGACGGATCTGGGTCGCGGGAAGCGGCGGCTGGGAGGAGGTCACGTGTCTGCAGGAGTCGCGtctcttcccagcctccaggagcCGCCGGGGCCGTGGCCGCGCTGCTGCAGTCTCCCGAGTCCTGGGCGGCGACGCGCCGCGTCTGACTTCGTGactccggcggcggcggcggcggcggcggcccaaGCTCACCCCCGCGTGAGGAGACGCTCGCGGTCCGTCCACTTCATCTGCTTAGAGGGCCCTCTAAGGTCTCTCGACTTTCTCCAAGAGGGAGGCCTATTTGCACCAAATAGGCAATTTAATAATGAtaagactttaaagaaaaagtattcttttaaatCCTAATTCTACTTTATACCTAGAGCCAACCTCTGTCTTGTTTTCAAGTGATCGGGTGATTAATTCCCTTTGGTGGGGAGGACAATTTGTAGTCCTAAAAGCGGCATACCCCTGCAGCACTGTATCGTTTTGTCCTCTCGTTCTAAAtcgacccccccccccaaaaaaaagcagaggaggcGGGAGGAGGGATGTCGTCAaggtgaataatttttaaaaatgaaataccagCTCCCCTTATAGGTTTCTGACGgtttggagaaggaagagggtgtAAATATAAGTATGGTTGGAGTATTTAGTGAAAATGAAGTGAAGACTAGAGCACTGCATCTTGGCTTTGTCGGTAGAGCGGACCAGACGCAAGTCAGACAGCTCATGGGGCAAACCTTAGGGGGCAAGTCTGGGGCAGGCTCTAAGGCAACAGGAGAAATTGGGAAGGAAGTCTAGAAGATCAGAGGTGTTAATTTTGGATGTAAACTTCCCCTAATTCAAAGACAAAGAGGCCTTGCTGCAAATGAAGCCTTTCCTGTTACCACTCttacctcccctctccccatctcttctgttccaacatttctgttttctctttcactcctttctttttctgataccCAGCTCAAGCTGTAAGTGGAGTCTTTTCTAACGTTTGGTCTCCTTTGTTATTCTCagtccttcttttcttcttccctttttcatgCCCACCtttttattcttgtttcctttttacttttctttttttcaccttatatttttctctttctacctttTCCCCCATTAAATGTCTGCTTTTACTCTTTccctgtagctttttttttctcttatttgctttttgtctttttaaatttctcaccTTGATCACTCTTCTTGCTATTCACTCCCCTTAAACTTGAGTcctactcttttctttctcagacTTTTGCCTTCTGGAACATCGAGGCTCCGAATGTCCCTTTGCTGCAAGGAGGATGTAACAATAGCTAACAAATATATAGCATTTAAGATTAGAGCCCAGACACCATTCTAAGGGCTTTTAATATAGTAACTCACGAATCCTTTCCACAATCTTctaaggtagatactattattgtctccattcctcagatgagaaaatagacacATAGGGAGATTACAAAATATGCCCATGGTCCCAGACCCAGGATTTAAGCACAGACAGTAGGCTCCAGTGTCTGTGCCCTTCACTATTACCACCTGATGTGAGTAGTGAGGGCCAAGATCTAAATGTTAACTAGCTGTTTCAGGgatgttttttaatttaccagTGTGACTGTTCACCTTTgttgtagtgtgtatgtgtgttcaagTGTATTGGAGCTCatggtagagaaagaaaaaggtatgAAAAAAAGAAGGGTGGCAGTGTTTTGTCAGTAATTCCATTGGCATCTAGCTCCAAATGTATTGATTTAAACCCAAATATCTTAATTGATTGTTATAATTTCATACATATGGACACATGGAAGTACATGTGACCGGCAGTTCATTTCCACTGAGCAAACTAAGCCAAACTCTAATGTGAAGGCTCAGGTTAGTAATAGGAAAGTTCACCTGTGGTGAggttagaaagggaaaaaaactcccCTGTCTAACAAAGGAACAGAAGACTAGAATGTCCTCTTTGGGTATGTTTAAAAATAGGTTGAGTCTTATCTTTTCAGGAAGGTTTAATACCGTCCTGCTGAAAACCAAGGAGCTGCAAGATGAGCTCAAAACCCCTTTGAGCCTATAATTAAAGAATTCTGTGATGCTTTGATTTCAATTAAAGATACCCATCTTTCTCCTTTTAAGGGTGAGGCGGGGAGCTGCTTCCATTGCTTTTTTTTGGTTAAGTAGGGAAATCACTACCTATAGAGACTCTAATTAAAGGAAACACCCCAggtcccaccctctcccctcacccctgcctaAGTATTCTAAGCCCGACACTCATTCTAGTCACCTTGTGACTTTGCAAGGTCTTATCATGTTTGCTTGCAGAGTCTTGAAGTTCCAACAGAAAGCGAACTCTCCTGGGAGCATTAACGTTGCCATGGAGAAGAGGTTTTCTGCCTTTTTAGGGTTCTACCAGCCTTACCACTCTCCTGGAGAGGTGACTAGGGTGTTTGGGACAAACTACCTGTGCATCTCTAATGGCTTTAAAGGCCCTGGACCTGCCCAGGGGTGTGGAGCCTCCTGCCTGTACTGCTGTAAAGATGTACCATCAGGTGTGCAGATGCCTTTCTTAATCACCTCTGTTTGGGGTAGTGGACAAGAATTTAGTCATTCTACATTATTTTACATCAAAAACTTCATCAGTCAGTGTAAGaacatctaaaagaaaaagtttaggGTTGATGCTAAAATCAAGGTGGGGACCATGGGGGGCGGGGACCAGAGGGGGATAATAGATCCCGATGATAGATCGGAATCCCTCCTTTGGGCGTGCGCACTGCTCTCACTGTTAGTGTTTTCAGGCACACCGCTGGAGGAAGGCACATCGCCTCACAGGAGGATCTTAGGAGAAGAGAAACCCCGCTGCTATTCACCAGAAGCCAAATGTGACTTTAAACCATTGATAATGCTCTTTGCTAAAGGCACCAGGTATAAAATCCCAGAATAGAAGGCTGGGTTTTCTAGTTGCATCCTCAGCAAATTAGCACAAGTATCCCTAtttataatctttctttttctttctttctttatctttcttccttcctctttcttttttctttctttctttcttcctttctttctttcctttcttccttcctttcttttctttctttctttctttctttccttctttctctctctctctctctctttctctttctttctttcccttcctccctccctccctccctccctccctcccttccttccttccttcctggctgAGTTGTGTccgagtctttgttgctgcacatgggctttctctagttgcatcgagaaAAATGTAATTGAATGGGTTATTTTTAATACTGACATAGTACTTCGGGTTTATGTTTATTTACAATGAAGCATTATTTCAAGGAATAGTTTATGTAGAATTTCAGCTTTGGGTGCTGATGGTGAGGTTTTAGTGCTTCTTCCTTGAGTCTTAGGGAGGTGTGACTTTCTCCTTTTCCGGTTTACAAGGCCGGGGTATTCGTTATACTACAAAGACTCTAACCAACTCTAAACaactgtttgttgcggtgcgcgggcttctcgctgccgtggcttctcttgttgcggagcacgggctctaggcgcgcaggcttcagtagttgcggctcgcgggctctagagcgcaggctcggtagttgtggcgcacgggcttagttgctccgcagcatgtgggatcttcccggacctgggctcaaactcgtgtcccctgcattggcaggtggatcgttaaccactgtgccaccagggaagcgccctgtttaatttgtaaaagaacttCAGTCTTTCTGTAGACTATCAATTAATGTGTTTTTGCGGTTGTAAACATACACATGAAtcacattttatgtttatgtaaCATTGCTCAAGAAGTTTATGCACTTATTAGTCTTTGCA
This region includes:
- the BHLHE41 gene encoding class E basic helix-loop-helix protein 41, producing MDEGIPHLQERQLLEHRDFIGLDYPSLYMCKPKRSMKRDDSKDTYKLPHRLIEKKRRDRINECIAQLKDLLPEHLKLTTLGHLEKAVVLELTLKHLKALTALTEQQHQKIIALQNGERSLKSPIQSDLDAFHSGFQTCAKEVLQYLARFESWTPREPRCVQLINHLHAVATQFLPTPQLLTQQVPLSKGTGVPSAAAPAGSGAAPCLERAGQKLEPLAHCVPVIQRTQPSAELAAENDTDTDSGYGGEAEARPDREKGKGAGASRVTIKQEPPGEDSPAPKRMKLDSRSGGGLGGGAAAAAAALLGPDPAAPAALLRPDAALLSSLVAFGGGGGAPFAQPAAAAAPFCLPFYFLSPSAAAAYVQPFLDKSGLEKYLYPAAAAAPFPLLYPGIPAPAAAAAAAAAAAAAAAFPCLSSVLSPPPEKAAAAAAAATLLPHEVAPPGALRPPPPHGRTHLPFAGRSEPGNPESSAQEDPSQPGKETP